In Haloplanus rubicundus, one DNA window encodes the following:
- a CDS encoding LLM class oxidoreductase, protein MTEPPHANAGYRRLFESDGLSFGTGFPLTGVRESTPDPTAEVRLAAHAEAVGFDALWARDVPTYWPKFGDAGGAFDPWTLLSHVAAETEDVALGTSSVVLPLRHPIHVAKAAASVDRLSGGRLVLGVASGDRDPEYPAFGVDPDERGRLVREGVDALRTLWRERYPTLDGSWGHLDGEVDVLPKPTTETLPLLPTGYARQSMEWLADHGDGWLFYHLPDDTLRSYIEEWRDHAGDKPFVIAVRVALADDPTADPEHLHLGYRAGVEWFRNYFRRLEDYGLDHVVVSLQAEEPKRAMTTFATEVIDAV, encoded by the coding sequence ATGACCGAGCCCCCGCACGCGAACGCCGGGTATCGACGCCTGTTCGAGTCCGACGGTCTCTCGTTCGGAACCGGGTTCCCGCTCACGGGCGTGCGGGAGTCGACGCCGGACCCGACGGCCGAGGTTCGACTCGCGGCCCACGCGGAGGCAGTCGGCTTCGACGCGCTCTGGGCGCGGGACGTGCCGACGTACTGGCCGAAGTTCGGTGACGCCGGCGGCGCGTTCGATCCGTGGACGCTGCTCTCGCACGTGGCCGCGGAGACGGAGGACGTCGCACTCGGCACGTCGAGTGTCGTCCTCCCCTTGCGCCACCCGATCCACGTCGCGAAGGCCGCGGCGAGCGTCGACCGCCTCTCGGGCGGTCGCCTCGTGTTGGGCGTCGCCTCGGGCGACCGTGATCCGGAGTATCCGGCGTTCGGCGTGGACCCGGACGAGCGTGGCCGGCTGGTCCGCGAGGGCGTCGACGCGCTCCGGACGCTCTGGCGGGAGCGGTATCCGACCCTCGACGGCTCGTGGGGCCACCTCGACGGCGAGGTGGACGTGCTCCCGAAGCCGACGACGGAGACGCTCCCCCTGCTCCCGACCGGGTACGCGCGCCAGTCTATGGAGTGGCTCGCCGACCACGGCGACGGCTGGCTGTTCTACCACCTCCCCGACGACACGCTCCGGAGCTATATCGAGGAGTGGCGCGACCACGCCGGCGACAAGCCGTTCGTGATCGCGGTTCGCGTCGCGCTCGCGGACGATCCGACGGCCGACCCCGAACACCTGCATCTCGGCTACCGCGCCGGCGTCGAGTGGTTCCGGAACTACTTCCGACGACTGGAGGACTACGGCCTCGACCACGTCGTCGTGAGTCTGCAGGCCGAGGAGCCGAAGCGGGCGATGACGACGTTCGCCACGGAAGTTATCGACGCGGTCTGA
- a CDS encoding peroxiredoxin codes for MLEPGDPAPEVTARNQDGESITLGFADPTVVYFYPKDFTGGCTIEANDFQDVYPEFEELGVAVYGVSMDDVESHADFAEAEGVLFDLLADPDGTVASAFGVPTDEGHTGRVTFLLGDGDVVATYDPALADPAGHAREVLDDARNEFGGA; via the coding sequence ATGCTCGAACCCGGCGATCCGGCCCCGGAGGTAACGGCGCGGAACCAGGACGGCGAGTCGATCACCCTCGGCTTCGCGGACCCGACGGTGGTCTACTTCTATCCGAAGGACTTCACCGGGGGTTGTACCATCGAGGCCAACGACTTTCAGGACGTCTACCCCGAGTTCGAGGAACTCGGCGTCGCCGTCTACGGCGTCTCGATGGACGACGTGGAGAGCCACGCCGACTTCGCGGAGGCGGAGGGAGTCCTGTTCGACCTACTGGCCGACCCGGACGGAACGGTCGCGTCGGCGTTCGGCGTCCCGACCGACGAGGGTCACACCGGTCGCGTGACCTTCCTGCTCGGGGACGGCGACGTCGTCGCTACCTACGACCCGGCGCTCGCCGATCCGGCGGGCCACGCCCGCGAAGTGCTCGACGACGCCCGAAACGAGTTCGGCGGCGCGTAG
- a CDS encoding ParA family protein, with protein MADASDAAAALVGATGGAGTTRLTVELGTLLANDGRDVAVFDAAFATQGLSDYLPGRIDPDLTALLTDARDAPLADGLVEFPLGDVPGRLACCPTAAPFERLARAKSPDAAQALESRIAAATETFDHVLVDTPPVAANQSVAAVTATARTVVVAPASTRGRDAVQRTTGRLDDLAVGVDAVVTTRGELSVADVAVPEMDADVTAPTCLSDRSTATAVAAVADAAFDADPSTGDGAGLLDSVGEFVSR; from the coding sequence ATGGCAGACGCCAGCGACGCCGCCGCGGCCCTCGTCGGTGCGACGGGCGGCGCGGGGACGACGCGGTTGACCGTCGAACTCGGGACGCTCCTCGCGAACGACGGGCGCGACGTCGCCGTCTTCGACGCCGCGTTCGCGACGCAGGGGCTGTCCGACTACCTTCCCGGCCGGATCGACCCCGATCTGACCGCACTGCTCACCGACGCCCGCGACGCGCCGCTCGCGGACGGACTGGTCGAGTTCCCCCTCGGCGACGTGCCGGGGCGGCTGGCGTGTTGTCCCACCGCCGCCCCCTTCGAACGCCTCGCCCGCGCGAAGTCGCCGGACGCCGCGCAGGCGCTGGAATCCCGCATCGCCGCCGCGACGGAGACGTTCGATCACGTCCTCGTCGACACGCCGCCCGTGGCGGCCAACCAGTCGGTCGCCGCGGTGACCGCCACGGCCCGAACCGTCGTCGTCGCCCCCGCGTCGACCCGCGGCCGGGACGCCGTCCAGCGCACGACCGGCCGTCTCGACGACTTAGCCGTCGGCGTCGACGCCGTCGTCACGACCCGGGGGGAACTCTCCGTCGCCGACGTGGCGGTTCCGGAGATGGACGCCGACGTGACGGCACCGACCTGCCTCTCGGACCGGTCGACCGCCACCGCCGTCGCCGCCGTCGCGGACGCCGCCTTCGACGCCGACCCGTCGACCGGCGACGGCGCCGGACTCCTCGACTCCGTCGGCGAGTTCGTCTCCCGCTGA
- a CDS encoding TlpA family protein disulfide reductase, which translates to MPSRQRRLFLRAIGTAMSVGIGGCAGRSTGSAADDAAPTTAADDPLTLPSAVTTGDLPDGRVRLVAPGTVTLLNFFTTWCRPCQREMSEFRRLRAEYDADALHMVSITPEVEETLVEEFWAEYEGTWPVVMDPALTATERWNANRYPTNLLFDADGTPAGDGPKVRARTFEEFDALIEPLVAEA; encoded by the coding sequence ATGCCCTCCAGACAGCGTCGGCTCTTCCTGAGAGCCATCGGTACAGCGATGAGTGTCGGTATCGGCGGCTGTGCGGGCCGGTCGACGGGTAGCGCGGCGGACGATGCCGCGCCGACGACGGCGGCGGACGACCCGCTCACCCTCCCCTCGGCGGTGACGACCGGTGACCTGCCGGACGGGCGGGTCCGTCTCGTGGCACCGGGGACGGTCACCCTGTTGAACTTCTTCACGACGTGGTGTCGGCCGTGTCAGCGCGAGATGTCGGAGTTTCGGAGGCTCCGGGCCGAGTACGACGCCGACGCGCTCCACATGGTGTCGATCACGCCGGAGGTAGAGGAGACGCTCGTCGAGGAGTTCTGGGCGGAGTACGAGGGGACGTGGCCGGTCGTCATGGACCCCGCCCTGACGGCGACCGAGCGGTGGAACGCCAACCGCTACCCGACGAACCTGCTGTTCGACGCGGACGGGACGCCAGCGGGCGACGGCCCGAAGGTTCGGGCGCGGACCTTCGAGGAGTTCGACGCCCTGATCGAACCGCTGGTTGCGGAGGCGTGA
- a CDS encoding cytochrome c biogenesis CcdA family protein: protein MAGLAPPALLALAFSAGTATFFAPCAFPLLPGYLSYFLGDTVSATAAETPTRSFTDRVRGPLARAGLVGVVASLGITLVYVGLAGTTAALGARALADIAILEVLVGGLFVVAGTAMAAGWKVSRSVVRLPKRRRSVVGFFIFGVLYAGAAAGCTAPLFLAVVARGLTAGPLVGVGIAAAYAAGMSTVLVVVTGVSAVGSSSLVSALAGHAERIYRVAGGLLALSGAAELYYYAYGFPEVWP, encoded by the coding sequence ATGGCCGGTCTCGCTCCACCGGCCCTGCTCGCACTCGCCTTCTCCGCGGGCACCGCGACTTTCTTCGCCCCGTGTGCGTTCCCACTGCTCCCGGGCTATCTCTCCTACTTTCTGGGGGATACCGTCTCGGCGACGGCGGCGGAGACGCCGACTCGCTCGTTCACCGACCGCGTGCGCGGACCGCTGGCGCGTGCGGGCCTCGTCGGCGTCGTGGCGAGTCTCGGTATCACGCTCGTCTACGTCGGCCTCGCGGGGACGACGGCCGCACTCGGCGCCCGAGCGCTGGCCGACATCGCGATACTCGAAGTCCTCGTCGGCGGCCTGTTCGTCGTCGCAGGGACGGCGATGGCCGCGGGGTGGAAAGTCTCCCGCTCGGTCGTCCGGTTGCCGAAGCGGCGGCGGTCGGTCGTCGGCTTCTTCATCTTCGGCGTGCTGTACGCGGGCGCCGCCGCGGGCTGTACGGCGCCGCTCTTTCTCGCCGTCGTGGCGCGGGGGCTGACCGCCGGCCCGCTGGTCGGCGTCGGCATCGCCGCCGCCTACGCGGCCGGGATGAGCACGGTGCTGGTCGTCGTGACCGGCGTGTCGGCGGTGGGGAGTTCGTCGCTCGTCTCCGCCCTCGCCGGCCACGCGGAGCGGATCTATCGGGTCGCGGGCGGGCTGCTCGCGCTCTCGGGGGCCGCGGAGCTCTACTACTACGCCTACGGTTTCCCGGAGGTGTGGCCGTGA
- a CDS encoding helix-turn-helix domain-containing protein — protein sequence MSATTFDTTETDRIAIDVPEGLTAAESKLVYVFLAASDGATVEELNAALDISKISLFPVLRTLTERGVVARDGSAYVPSAS from the coding sequence ATGAGCGCCACGACGTTCGACACGACCGAGACGGACCGCATCGCCATCGACGTGCCGGAAGGGCTGACCGCCGCCGAGTCGAAACTCGTCTACGTGTTCCTCGCCGCCTCGGACGGGGCGACGGTCGAGGAACTCAACGCGGCCCTCGACATCAGCAAAATCTCACTCTTCCCGGTCCTGCGGACGCTGACCGAGCGGGGCGTCGTCGCCCGCGACGGATCGGCGTACGTACCGAGCGCGTCGTAA
- a CDS encoding HIT domain-containing protein, whose protein sequence is MADCIFCSIVDGDIPSYTVYEDDDVMAFLDANPLARGHTLVIPKAHHERVNDLPADLSTAVFDAVHDLTPHIEAAVDAEATTIAVNNGAAAGQEVPHVHVHVVPRSEADGGRPIHALIEDRPDVADAELEDVAAAIRGD, encoded by the coding sequence ATGGCCGACTGCATCTTCTGTTCCATCGTCGACGGCGACATCCCCAGTTACACCGTGTACGAGGACGACGACGTGATGGCCTTCCTCGACGCCAATCCGCTGGCCCGAGGACATACGCTCGTCATCCCGAAGGCGCATCACGAACGCGTCAACGACCTGCCCGCCGACCTGTCGACGGCCGTCTTCGACGCAGTGCACGACCTCACCCCCCACATCGAGGCCGCCGTCGACGCCGAGGCGACGACCATCGCCGTCAACAACGGCGCCGCCGCCGGACAGGAAGTACCGCACGTCCACGTCCACGTCGTCCCCCGATCCGAGGCGGACGGCGGGCGCCCCATCCACGCCCTGATCGAGGACCGACCCGACGTGGCCGACGCCGAACTCGAGGACGTGGCCGCCGCCATCCGCGGCGACTGA
- a CDS encoding uracil-DNA glycosylase produces MAPDPSPVPPEPDDALVLDPDCRRCPALAEARDRIAWGNGPRDAAVMVVGEAPAAGDPDDPEWPGGNRSGLAYTSRHSGRRIRSLLASVGVVGRRPTARGTSFRAVDDAFYTNAVKCFPSDGDGSNREPTPTERSNCRNHLRAEIETIDPAVVLPTGKHATTSLLAAEDRTLDGFLESVLDPIDCPSLGVTAIPLLHPSYADVWRARLGYDRESYREALAAALRSCGVTP; encoded by the coding sequence ATGGCCCCCGACCCGTCGCCCGTCCCGCCCGAACCCGACGACGCCCTCGTTCTCGACCCGGACTGCCGGCGCTGTCCCGCCCTCGCCGAGGCGCGCGACCGCATCGCGTGGGGCAACGGTCCGCGGGACGCCGCCGTGATGGTCGTGGGCGAGGCGCCCGCCGCCGGCGACCCCGACGACCCCGAGTGGCCCGGCGGCAACCGCTCGGGGCTGGCCTACACGTCCCGACACTCCGGCCGCCGCATCCGATCACTCCTCGCGAGCGTCGGCGTCGTCGGCCGCCGGCCGACTGCTCGCGGAACGTCGTTCCGCGCCGTCGACGACGCGTTCTACACGAACGCCGTGAAATGCTTCCCATCCGACGGCGACGGCTCGAACCGCGAACCGACGCCGACGGAGCGGTCGAACTGCCGGAATCACCTCCGCGCCGAAATCGAGACTATCGACCCCGCCGTCGTGCTCCCGACCGGCAAGCACGCGACGACGAGCCTCCTCGCCGCCGAGGATCGGACGCTCGACGGCTTTCTGGAGTCAGTTCTCGATCCGATCGACTGCCCGTCGCTCGGCGTCACCGCGATACCCCTCCTGCACCCCTCCTACGCCGACGTGTGGCGCGCGCGACTCGGCTACGACCGCGAGTCGTACCGCGAGGCGCTGGCGGCGGCGTTGCGCTCCTGCGGCGTCACGCCGTAG
- the prs gene encoding ribose-phosphate diphosphokinase, protein MIVPGTASQALGAALAAETGHELAAVDYERFPDGERMASVTVGDDTDRAVVVASTTTDAAHVELLQLQDAVREAGVDEVVTVLPYMGYGRQERAFEAGQPVSARAVARAVSTGTDRVILVDPHEASVTDFFDVPCDVVGAAARLADPLPADLTDPLFLSPDAGAIGLAESVRDAYGRGAVDFFEKVRHSGTDVEITPSDAAVEGRDVVVVDDIVATGSTMSESIGVLDARAAADVYVACVHPLFARNARTKLERAGVTAIYATDTIERDVTATSVAPVVADAL, encoded by the coding sequence ATGATCGTACCCGGGACAGCCTCGCAAGCCCTCGGCGCGGCCCTCGCCGCCGAGACGGGCCACGAACTCGCCGCCGTGGACTACGAACGGTTCCCCGACGGCGAACGCATGGCGTCGGTGACGGTCGGTGACGACACCGACCGGGCGGTGGTCGTCGCGTCGACGACCACCGACGCGGCCCACGTCGAACTCCTGCAGTTGCAGGACGCCGTCCGCGAGGCGGGCGTCGACGAGGTGGTGACCGTCCTGCCGTACATGGGTTACGGCCGACAGGAACGCGCGTTCGAGGCGGGCCAACCCGTCTCGGCGCGGGCCGTCGCACGCGCCGTCTCGACGGGGACGGATCGGGTGATTCTGGTCGACCCACACGAGGCGTCGGTGACGGACTTCTTCGACGTGCCCTGTGACGTGGTCGGCGCCGCGGCGCGGTTGGCCGACCCCCTCCCCGCCGACCTGACCGATCCGCTCTTTCTCTCGCCCGACGCCGGCGCCATCGGCCTCGCCGAATCGGTGCGCGACGCCTACGGTCGGGGCGCCGTCGACTTCTTCGAGAAGGTCCGCCACTCCGGGACGGACGTGGAGATCACGCCCAGCGACGCCGCCGTCGAGGGCCGGGACGTGGTCGTCGTCGACGACATCGTCGCCACCGGGTCGACGATGAGCGAGTCCATCGGCGTCCTCGACGCCCGCGCGGCCGCCGACGTGTACGTCGCCTGCGTCCACCCACTCTTCGCCCGGAACGCGCGCACCAAACTCGAACGCGCGGGCGTGACCGCCATCTACGCCACCGACACCATCGAGCGCGACGTGACCGCCACCTCCGTCGCGCCCGTCGTCGCCGACGCGCTGTAA
- a CDS encoding HVO_0234 family beta-propeller protein: MDHDLTIDEKRVYADRTGADEVLIAADQGVVAVSLSDDRVGEFGLDHRAAARDVAAAGDRRAVATDADVLVGDYDPTDFGPAVAVGFDGDALLAAGPDGRIARLGDGWTTLGDVEAPRAVDGGMIAAESGVHQVVGDDLRNVGLDGVHDVHGRGMPLAATDDGLYRLGNGWMVERDGAFGVVSADSADDRAHAAGEGGLFVREAVGEWVPVDVPVPVDGLVDVGYTDAATVAVTETGTLLADAGDGWRSRELGVTGVRRLAVQT, encoded by the coding sequence ATGGACCACGACCTGACCATCGACGAGAAGCGCGTCTACGCCGACCGGACGGGGGCCGACGAGGTGCTGATCGCCGCCGACCAGGGCGTCGTGGCCGTGTCGCTCTCCGACGACCGAGTGGGGGAGTTCGGCCTCGACCACCGGGCGGCCGCCCGCGACGTGGCCGCCGCCGGGGACCGGCGCGCCGTCGCCACCGACGCGGACGTACTGGTCGGCGACTACGACCCGACCGACTTCGGTCCCGCCGTCGCCGTCGGCTTCGACGGCGACGCCCTCCTCGCAGCCGGCCCGGACGGTCGGATCGCCCGCCTCGGCGACGGGTGGACGACGCTCGGCGACGTGGAGGCGCCCCGCGCCGTCGACGGCGGGATGATCGCCGCCGAGAGCGGCGTCCACCAGGTCGTCGGCGACGACCTCCGGAACGTCGGCCTCGACGGCGTCCACGACGTTCACGGGCGGGGGATGCCCCTCGCGGCGACCGACGACGGCCTGTACCGACTGGGCAACGGCTGGATGGTCGAACGCGACGGTGCGTTCGGCGTCGTGAGCGCGGATTCGGCCGACGACCGGGCCCACGCCGCCGGCGAGGGAGGGCTGTTCGTCCGCGAGGCGGTCGGCGAGTGGGTGCCCGTCGACGTGCCCGTCCCCGTCGACGGCCTCGTCGACGTGGGCTACACCGACGCGGCGACGGTAGCGGTGACCGAGACGGGGACGTTACTGGCCGACGCGGGCGACGGCTGGCGGAGCCGCGAACTGGGCGTGACCGGCGTTCGACGGCTGGCGGTCCAGACGTAA
- a CDS encoding type 1 glutamine amidotransferase — MTLRLALLDASHGSEHTRPNFRRELDAALAEFDVTAGELPSDFAFDGVVVTGSSSSVYWDEPWIDGLVNWVAEAADRGLPILGVCYGHQVLAEALGGRVEAMADIELGYRLIDRVDDGDPLLDGLDDPFTAFETHSDRVVELPTGATLLAENDRGVQAFRRGDCWGVQFHPEYDEESAERVTRGKDLPAERIEAVVDDIDADNYAAACRTKRLFDNFTDHVRARRATSPEA, encoded by the coding sequence ATGACCCTGCGGCTCGCCCTCCTCGACGCCTCGCACGGCTCCGAACACACGCGCCCGAACTTCCGCCGGGAGCTCGACGCCGCCCTCGCCGAGTTCGACGTGACGGCCGGCGAGTTGCCGTCCGACTTCGCGTTCGACGGCGTCGTCGTCACCGGGTCGAGTTCCTCGGTCTACTGGGACGAGCCGTGGATCGACGGCCTCGTGAACTGGGTGGCCGAGGCGGCCGACCGCGGGCTGCCGATCCTCGGCGTCTGTTACGGCCACCAAGTGTTGGCCGAGGCGCTCGGCGGCCGCGTCGAGGCGATGGCCGACATCGAGTTGGGATATCGACTGATCGACCGGGTCGACGACGGCGACCCCCTCCTCGATGGCCTCGACGACCCTTTCACCGCCTTCGAGACCCACTCGGACCGCGTGGTCGAGTTGCCGACCGGCGCGACGCTCCTCGCCGAGAACGACCGCGGGGTGCAGGCGTTCCGCCGCGGCGACTGCTGGGGCGTGCAGTTCCATCCCGAGTACGACGAGGAGAGCGCCGAACGCGTCACGCGAGGGAAGGACCTCCCCGCGGAGCGCATCGAGGCCGTCGTCGACGACATCGACGCCGACAACTACGCGGCGGCCTGCCGGACCAAGCGGCTGTTCGACAACTTCACCGACCACGTTCGGGCACGGCGGGCGACGTCGCCGGAGGCGTAG
- a CDS encoding alpha/beta fold hydrolase, whose product MPTASNGAVSLYYETDDDGVEHRSTSSRPRADDGETVVFLGDVGYGAWQWGWQHAGLTGPFETLVTDLRGAGRSDAPPGPYAVDDFVADVQAVLDDHGARRVHVVGAGLGGMVALELARLSTRPRSLALLGTAPVGADLTLDPLFGAPDDPDALESSLAAALSRDFLDAHPDAIEQIVEWRAAEDAPREAWAAQAAAVEAFDVTDRLYEIDTPALVLHGRDDAVWPVEYGRRLAENLPRGEFVGLDGGHLIGVERSRAVNDRLFGFFESA is encoded by the coding sequence ATGCCCACCGCATCGAACGGGGCCGTGTCGCTGTACTACGAGACCGACGACGACGGCGTGGAACACCGTTCCACGAGCAGTCGGCCACGGGCCGACGACGGCGAGACGGTCGTCTTCCTCGGCGACGTGGGGTACGGCGCCTGGCAGTGGGGGTGGCAACACGCCGGCCTGACCGGGCCGTTCGAGACGCTGGTGACCGACCTCCGGGGCGCCGGCCGCTCCGACGCCCCGCCGGGTCCCTACGCAGTCGACGACTTCGTCGCCGACGTGCAGGCCGTCCTCGACGACCACGGCGCCCGGCGCGTCCACGTCGTCGGCGCGGGACTCGGGGGGATGGTCGCGCTCGAACTCGCCCGACTCTCGACGCGCCCCCGGTCGCTCGCCCTCCTCGGCACCGCGCCCGTCGGCGCCGACCTGACGCTCGACCCCCTGTTCGGGGCACCCGACGACCCCGACGCACTCGAATCGTCGCTCGCGGCCGCGCTCTCGCGGGACTTTCTGGACGCCCATCCCGACGCCATCGAGCAAATCGTCGAGTGGCGGGCCGCCGAGGACGCCCCCCGCGAGGCGTGGGCGGCCCAGGCCGCCGCCGTCGAGGCCTTCGACGTCACCGATCGGCTGTACGAAATCGACACCCCGGCGCTCGTCCTGCACGGCCGCGACGACGCGGTGTGGCCGGTCGAGTACGGCCGCCGCCTCGCCGAGAATCTGCCGCGCGGGGAGTTCGTCGGCCTCGACGGCGGGCACCTGATCGGGGTCGAGCGCTCCCGCGCGGTGAACGACCGACTGTTCGGCTTCTTCGAATCAGCGTAA